Genomic segment of Mycolicibacterium psychrotolerans:
TGTCGGACGGTAGGAGCAGCACCGGAAGGCGGTTGATCGTGGCCAGCGCCGCGCCGGTGAGCATGTTGGACGAGCCCGGGCCGATGCTGGCGGTGACCGCCCAGGCCTGCAGGCGGTCCTGCTGGCGGGCGTAGGCCACCGCCGTGTGCACCATCGCCTGCTCGTTGCGGCCGAGCACGTACTTCAGGCCCGGCTCGACACCGGCCTCGTAGGCCTCGACCTCATCCTGCAGCAGGGCCTGGCCGATGCCGGCGACGTTGCCGTGGCCGAAGATGCCGAGGCAGCCGGCGAAGAACTTGTGCCGGTGCCCGTCCCGCTCGACGTACTGGTTGGCCAGGAAGCGCACGGTCGCCTGGGCGACGGTGAGGCGCACGGTCTTCTCGGTGTCGGCGAGCTTCTCGGTCGACTTGGGCGCGGTGGATACCACGGTTCAGTCTCCTATCCAGCCGGCGGAGCCGGCGTGCGAGTCGTGGCGGACGGGGTGAAGGGAAGACGGGGGTCGATCTGCTGGTGCTCCCAGCTGCCGCGCAACCAGGTGTGGGCGGGGTCGTCGCAGATCAGCCAGGCGCGGGTGGGTCCGGAGCCGGCCATCACGTTGAGGTAGTACATGTGATGCCCCGGCGCGGCGATGGACGGGCCGTGATAGCCGTGCGGCACGAGCACCACGTCACCGGTCCGCACCTCCTCGAGCACCTCGATCGGACGCTGCGGCGTGCCGTAGACGCGGTGGTAGCCGAATCCCGTTGTGCCGGCAGGGCTGTCGTCGATCTCGAAGTAGTAGATCTCCTCGAGCTGGGTCTCGACGTCGGTGTTCTCATCGTGCTTGTGCGCGGGATAGCTCGACCAGTTGCCGCCGGGGGTGATCACCTCGCAGGCGATCAGCGAATCGGCCTCGAATGCCGTTGCGGTGCCAAAGTTGTGCACCTGGCGGCTGCAGTTGCCCGCGCCGCGCAGCTCGACCGGCACGTCGGCCGCCGCCACCCGGCGGTTCGGGAACGACGTCGATGCCCGGGCGCCGCAGATCGCGATCCGGCCGCGGCCCGACAGCGTGTACTCCTGACCGATGCCGAGGTAGACCATGTCCGCGGGTCCGTCGAACACCGAGACACGGGGCGACAGCGCGAACGTCTGGCCGGCGCACTCGACGGTGGCGGCGCCGGCGAGCGGCAGGATCATCACCTCGGTGCCGTCGGTGGACAGGGACAGCGAGGTGCCGTCGCCGAGATCGGCGACGTGCAGCGATGATTCGGCCCATCCCGCGTCTTCGGGGGTGATCGTGACCGTGAACGGCGCGTCGGCGCTG
This window contains:
- the iolB gene encoding 5-deoxy-glucuronate isomerase, producing MNSKLYIPANSADAPFTVTITPEDAGWAESSLHVADLGDGTSLSLSTDGTEVMILPLAGAATVECAGQTFALSPRVSVFDGPADMVYLGIGQEYTLSGRGRIAICGARASTSFPNRRVAAADVPVELRGAGNCSRQVHNFGTATAFEADSLIACEVITPGGNWSSYPAHKHDENTDVETQLEEIYYFEIDDSPAGTTGFGYHRVYGTPQRPIEVLEEVRTGDVVLVPHGYHGPSIAAPGHHMYYLNVMAGSGPTRAWLICDDPAHTWLRGSWEHQQIDPRLPFTPSATTRTPAPPAG